Within Coffea arabica cultivar ET-39 chromosome 4e, Coffea Arabica ET-39 HiFi, whole genome shotgun sequence, the genomic segment GCTGATACTTCACGAGTAAGTTCTTCCAGTGCACTTTCTTCATCTAGCCAGAGGTCCTTTTTTGAAGATTTTGATAGACTATGTGATCTTTTCATCTGGGGGGAAGGAACTGGTGATGGATTGTTGGGTGGGGGTGTGCACAAAGTTGGAGAGATTTCTGGTGCTAAAAAAGATGCATTTCTGCCAAAGGCTCTGGAATCAACACTGGTACTTGATGTTCAGAATATTGCTTGTGGAAGTAGACATGctgttttaattacaaaaaggGGAGAGGTATTCAGTTGGGGTGAGGGATCTGGTGGTAGGCTTGGACATGGAGTAGAAACTGACATTGCTAATCCGAAACTAGTAGAGACTCTCAATGGATTGAGTATCAACTCCGTTGCTTGCGGTGAATATCATAATTGTGCTCTCACAGTATCAGGAGACCTCTATACATGGGGAGATGGAACTCATAAATTAGGCCTTCTTGGTCATGGAAATGAAGTTAGCCACTGGACTCCAAAAAAAGTAACTGGTCAGATGGAGTACTTATATGTGTTGTCTGTTTCTTGTGGACCTTGGCATTCTGCAGCTATCACTTCGCTAGGTCAATTATTCACATTTGGAGATGGATCCTTTGGTGCTCTAGGTCATGGAGATCGTAGCAGCTCAAGTGTTCCCAGGGAAGTTGAAACTCTAAAAGGATTTCGAACAGTAAGGGTTTCTTGTGGATTTTGGCATACTGCTGCTGTAGTAGATGTTTCTTTTCAATCAACAAGTTCAGAAACCTCATCAGGTGGAAAGCTATTCACATGGGGAAATGGGGATGAAGGCCAACTTGGACATGGGGATAAAGAACCTAGACTTTTACCATTCTGCATTACTGCTCTTGAAGAGATGAGCTTTTGTAAAGTGGCCTGTGGTCAAAGCATCACAGTTGCTCTTACAGCCTCTGGTGAAGTATACACTATGGGAAGAGCGGACTATGGACAACTGGGAAATCCTGGACATGCTGGTGGGCTGCCCACTTGTGTGCagggaaaattgaaaaacatttTTATCGAAGATATAGCTTGTGGCTCTTTTCATGTTGCGGCCCTGAGTTCGACATCTGAAGTTTACACCTGGGGGAGGGGAAAAAATGGTCAGTTAGGGCATGGGGACTTTAATGACAGGGACATTCCTACACTAGTTGAAGGTCTGAGGAACAAACAAGTAAAGGCTTTAGCTTGTGGGAACAACTTCACTGCTGCTATATGTCTTCATAAACAAGTGTCTCTAGCTGATCGTTCAACTTGTTCAGGTTGCACTCGTCCGTTTAATTTCAAAAGGAAATGTAAGAACTGCTACAATTGTGGGCTTGCCTTCTGCAGGGCATGCTGCAGTAAGAAATCTCTAAAAGCTTCTTTGGCTCCAAATATGAAGAAACCCTATCGAGTTTGTGACAATTGTTTTGCCAAACTGCATAAGGGCTCGGATTCAGGTTTTAGTTTTCTACCTCCCAAGGCCTTGAGCGGAACCAAGGGGAGAAATGCTGTTgaggaaaaggagaaagagaacTTTCACACCAAACCTCGTGGTTTTCTTTCTAAACTCTCCTCTTTTGATTCATTCAGACGATCTAATATTGGACATTACAAGAAGAGCCTAAAGTCAACCTCAATCAGTGGGCATTCCTCTTCCATCGGTAGTGAAAATTCACTATGTGATAAGTCATGCATACCAACTCCGTCAAGGTCTATGTTGGACTACCCTGAGAAAGTATCTATTTCTGCTCCTGGTTCAACAGGGCATTCTCAACCATCATCTCCTTACTCTAGAGGATCAAGTCCATTTCAATCTGCATTGGTTAtgccttcttcttctcctcctctTTCAATTCCTGATGCAGTATTTGATGATTCAAAGCAGAAAAGTGACAGTTTGACAAAAGAAATATTGCTCTTGAGAGAACAGGTAAGCTGTTACACTTAGAGGAATACGCTTGCCCTAAACTTGCATGAAGGTCTTTCTACTGTTATTTTGGCATCCCTCACAAGCATCAGAGTAACCAAATTTGACATTTTATTTCTGGATGAGTTATGCATATTGATGTCACTGTAGATATATAGTAACTAGTAAGCACATATAACTTTTCACATTTGAGGGAACTGATAAATGCACTAGTGAGTCCTTGCCTTTGCTCCTTGTCTATGTGTGAAGACTGCCACTTGTCTAGAATTATCAATAAGCTAATGTTGTTGATACTATACTTCTTGTTAATGACATCCCATTTTCTTTGTGTGCTTTTGCAAAAACCACAAAGGAGGCAGCGTgccattaaaaataattaaagtgcCATTGGCATTGCCCCAACTAATATTAATCTTATCCTCTCAGAAATGACGGCTATGTGGTATTTTTTAATAGACTGTCTGTAAGATAATTAAAGGCGAAAGTATTCAACTTATCTGGCTAATTCTATTTATTGCATGTAATGATTACTCTATGATCTTCAAAATGTAGCTAATACTTGGATTCTACTCAGGGCTTGCATCATTTTGTAGTTTGCTTAAACATTTTATGTAAACTCCTTGAGTAGTTTCTGGTTTTGTGGGTATGGGATGTGCTAACTATGGTGATGAAGAGTTGActcccatatatatatatatatatatatatgtatatgtacagACGCACACACATATACTGATGCCAATTTTTCATGGGTTATCTTTCCTTAGCCATAAGCTTTTAACACATGTCTGCAGAcatatatttttgttatttgttatGAAAGCGATATTATGCTTTTTATGCATGGTTGATCTGTGAGGGCTTCACAACACAGCAGGCCCTATACAACCTTATTTCGTTGCACAATCTGTTGCTTCAAAAGTAGTATCATCTTCATCTATAagtctgatgatgatgttagcCTTAGAAAATATCCAGTTTTCTTACTTCATTCTATAGGTAACGATAATGAATGTTGGCTATACATTTCATGAGACAACAAAATGATAATGTTCTTTGCATGACTAACAATTAGCTGAGCAAGAAAGATCATTTCATCAAGCTTGTTTAGTGTAACACTAAAAGAATGACCTTTTATGGTGACAACTAAATTAACTGGCAAAACAGTTGCAACGTGGAATAAGTAATACCAGCAGCTGGAGAAATAAAATtcaactaaaatatcaaaataccTGTGCAGTAATTGGGATTAACAGAAATATATCTTTGAAGTATGATGATGACTGGAGCTGGAATACTATATGTAGGTGGAGATTCTTACCTGCAGGTCTCAGTTCCTGGCATCAGAACTGGAAAGAACATCAAGCCAAATAAAGAACGCTACAGAATTAGCAAGGTATGAGGCAGAGAAAAACAATGCTGCAAAGGAAGTAATAAACTCACTGATCAGGCAGGTATAAACTGCATCCTGGGCATAACCTCTGTTATCTGTCAAAGATGATTCTAAATTACTGCA encodes:
- the LOC113741263 gene encoding PH, RCC1 and FYVE domains-containing protein 1-like — translated: MTNLQRNSVAERNIDQAITALKRGSYLLKYGRRGKPKFCPFQLSNDETTLIWFVGKEEKQLRLNHVSRIIPGQRTDVFQRFPRPEKEYQSFSLIYGKRSLDLMCKDKDEAEIWFIALQALISKGNYQRWKTEVKGDDISSDTSSADAQRNIRPTVSTGSGDAAYEDSRQVHRNLLSLQKPPQKKLGRVFSEFLLNNSVDFSPQRDSFTNSTSSMSCTNMDDVSGQSSADTSRVSSSSALSSSSQRSFFEDFDRLCDLFIWGEGTGDGLLGGGVHKVGEISGAKKDAFLPKALESTLVLDVQNIACGSRHAVLITKRGEVFSWGEGSGGRLGHGVETDIANPKLVETLNGLSINSVACGEYHNCALTVSGDLYTWGDGTHKLGLLGHGNEVSHWTPKKVTGQMEYLYVLSVSCGPWHSAAITSLGQLFTFGDGSFGALGHGDRSSSSVPREVETLKGFRTVRVSCGFWHTAAVVDVSFQSTSSETSSGGKLFTWGNGDEGQLGHGDKEPRLLPFCITALEEMSFCKVACGQSITVALTASGEVYTMGRADYGQLGNPGHAGGLPTCVQGKLKNIFIEDIACGSFHVAALSSTSEVYTWGRGKNGQLGHGDFNDRDIPTLVEGLRNKQVKALACGNNFTAAICLHKQVSLADRSTCSGCTRPFNFKRKCKNCYNCGLAFCRACCSKKSLKASLAPNMKKPYRVCDNCFAKLHKGSDSGFSFLPPKALSGTKGRNAVEEKEKENFHTKPRGFLSKLSSFDSFRRSNIGHYKKSLKSTSISGHSSSIGSENSLCDKSCIPTPSRSMLDYPEKVSISAPGSTGHSQPSSPYSRGSSPFQSALVMPSSSPPLSIPDAVFDDSKQKSDSLTKEILLLREQVEILTCRSQFLASELERTSSQIKNATELARYEAEKNNAAKEVINSLIRQLRDMSAKVPQGASSCRTSDPFSENNSNSLSISSSWSQLTS